Part of the Musa acuminata AAA Group cultivar baxijiao chromosome BXJ2-7, Cavendish_Baxijiao_AAA, whole genome shotgun sequence genome is shown below.
TACGTTTTTGTCTATGTTAATGACCTTAAATTTGGCAGGGAAAAGCTCTTCTACTGATGAATAGTTTGGAGCATTAACAAAAGATAATATCTGTCTCTCTCATCAAGACTCACAAAGTTGCCATTCAACTGATTGGAACACCAACAACATCAAGAAACTGTAATGAACTTGACGACATAATGGAAAAGTAATTGCGTGTGTAAGACAGTCACAGAGGATTTGGTGGATAAGTATTTAAGAAGATTGGATGGAGCATGTGATTCTCCATTAAAATCCAGAGTCCAAGTTGGAATTACTAGTAGATGGTGAAGCTTTGGGGTCAGAGCAGTAAGTAACGTTGACACCAAGCTTCATGTGACCGAGGAGAATCCAACAACACGAATAAAGCAGAGAACAGCGACGACAAGACTGAGATCTCATATCGATTGCAGCTGAGTTAAGCTTGTTGTCTTCTATGTTCTATCAAGTATTTGAGGAATTCCCACACATGTCGATCATGCAGCTTCTCGTCTCCAAACACCTCTCTGTACTCCTTGGCCTTTGCTCTCAGTGGCTGACCTTGTTCTTCTACCATGACCAACCTCAAGGTCGTCGCTATCCCCTCTCCTGTGAACGATCCATCTTCCTCGTTCCGCGGCACCTCCACGCTAATCTTCCGCTCGACCAGGTTTCTTGCATTCAGACCTTGACCGAACATCAGCGGCATGAGCACGACCGGGAGCCCGAGCGCGAGCCCCTCGATGATCGAGCTCCAACCGGCATGCGTCAGGAATCCGCCCATGGACGGGTGCGCAAGGAGACGGGCTTGAGGGACCCAACCCAAGCACACCAGCCCGCGCCCCTGCGTCCGCTCCTCGAATCCTTCGGGCAGCGCGGCGGGGCTGCCATGCGAGTCTGCCGGTGCTCTCAGTACCAAAACGAAGGGTAATTGGGATCGCTCCAGGCCGAGAGCAATCTCATGCACTTGAGAGCTTGTCAGCTTTACCTCGCTGCCGAATGCAACGTAAACGACTGATTCTGGCTTTTGTTTCGCTAGCCACTGGAAGATGCTGCGCCACCTGCTTTCGCTCTCTGCATCGGTGTCTGATTCCTGAGGTGAGGGAGGGAAGAATCCTACGGGAATCACTGGCCTTTTGTGTAGCTTCCCGAGGAGGTGAAGCCAATCTGGTTCGAACTCTGGGCAGCTCCGAACAGCTATCAATTGGCAATCTTCGAAGGTCCTACCGAACCGATAAGTTTCTGACACACCGGAGGCGTCCGGCAGAACGCAGGGCTTGAAGAGCTCGCGAGCCTCGTAGGGCTTTAAAAAGATGGTGGACTCGAAAGGAACCCACTCAGGCAGCTCCATGAACCGCTCAGGCGTCGCCCTCACTCCTTCAGAGCCCATTAACGATGCGGACGGCCCTACGAAGCTCAGCTCCGCGGCGTTGAAGATGCTAAGATAGGCGCACGGCACGCCGAACTCGGCGGCCACTCGGGGCGCCCAGTAGGCGGCGTAGTCGAAGACGATCCAATCGGGCACGCGGGGCAACGTTTGCCGGAGGAAGCTGGATAACTGGTGTTGGAAGGTGTCGAAGGCCTGCCTCAGGTACGGTCTGAGCTCGTCGGACGGAAGGTCGACCGACGCCTCTGCGTTCTCCGGCAGGTGTTCAATGCTTGGCATGGGAAGCTCGACAAACTGGAGGAGGGAAGAGAGATGGGGAGGAACTCTGGGGAGCCTCTCTATGTTTCTCTTGGTGACGAGCAAGGAGACGCGATGGCCATGTTGGGCCATGCGCTTGGAGAGCTCCATGAACGGAAGCATGTGCCCGAAGGCCACCCATGGGAGCATGACAATATGCAGACTGCCATTGTCCATGGAGGGAGAAGGATGAAGAATGAAGAGCAAAGACAGGGCTGTTTGTGGAAGACAGAGATGCGGCAAGGGAAGACTGGGGAAAGAAGGACGAATGAATGGGGCAACAAAGCAGAGACTCTATTCGCATGACGACGATCCTGCCATGTCATAGGAGAAGCCTTCCTCTCGCAGCCGTCGCTGTTGATCGACCTGGCCAATATCTAAACATCCTACCCCACAATTTGGTGTCGGCAGAAGCATCACGCCAATGGCGGTCGGGTGACATCCAcaaggataataataataaatgataaGGAAAACGATGGAACAGTATTTGCACCGACAGATACAACAGTAAACATATAAATGTGCATGTCGTATATATTGACTAACATGTATAGAGCATAAATTTCTTGACTGACAAAGACGAGCATCAAGTTGAGTTGCCGAACTTAATTTTACAGTAAGCAATACTAAGCAAAATGAAGcacaaacaacaataataataatatcacataAACTGACAAAAGCTCAGTAACAGAGAAATTAGACTCAAAGGGCGGATTGTATTTGCCATGATCTCTCCAAAAGCAAATTGAGCTTTGCTAACTATTCTGGTAGAATATGTGTTCATTTGACTCACCAAATAGTTTGCTTGACACAAAAAAAATTACAGGACGCTTGTATTAGAAGTTGTTGATGGAAACACTCATTGAGCCATTGCCTCAGGGCCGACGCAGCTCAGTTAAGTCCGGATGAGTGGGGATCTTCCCGAGACGGCCTTCGAATCCGTCGAGGTGGTCTGATGCGGTGGTCGGGATGGGATCGTTGTTTCCTTCGGGTAGGAACTCCTCGCCTTCACATCCGGCGGGGCGGCCtctgcttcgcacctgcacaaaggttgggtcggggtgctcggcccaacccctccgacgatcaagtcagatgatagtGGTCCCCGATGCCCCTCTCcccgatgaacgagagggtatttatagggaagcttactgcttcctgagttGCCTGCTTGCAGGGGGcaagctggtagcgtctgacactggtgttggcgtggcgtgaaggattgAGCTTGAGCAGGGTGTTAAAGTGCCTCGGTCGGCATTCCGATCTGCATTGACTAGGTGTTGTGAGGCGTTATTTGGGACAGCTGACGTCATGCGAGTCTTATCGcagttattatcctcatcattattccccccggaaagaagctatgcgtcggttgtcatactgggagtccgatgcatggcttcggcTTTGAGAAACTGTCCCTGCCGGGCGTTAGCCGGTCCGTTGCCAGGGGTGCGGGGGTCGTGGAGTTtcgtaggcgggctggctgcgcaggtgtggtctcgggaagcgTGGAGTCGAGGAGtatgatgcaggcgggctggccgcacaggtgtggtctcgggaagcatggagccgaggagcacgacgcaggcgggctggccgcgcaggtgtggtctcaggaagcatggagccgaggagcacgacgcaggcgggctggccgcgcaggtgttgtctcaggaagcatggagccgaggagcacgatgcaggcgggctggccgcgcaggtgtggtctcgggagcatggagccgaggagcacgacgtaggcgggctgtctacgcaggtgtggtctcgagaggtgtgcagtcgaggagcacgacgcaggcgggctggctgcgcaggtgtggtctcgagagcatggagccgaggagcacgacgcaggcgggctggctgcgcaggtgtggtctcgagagcatggagccgaggagcacgacgcaggcgggctggccgcgcaggtgtggtcttgggaggcatgcagccgaggagcacgtggAGCCAagaagcatgacgcaggcgggctggccgcgcaggtgtggtctcaggaagcatggagccgaggagcacgacgcaggcgggctggccgcgcgggtgTGGTCTTGGGaagcatgaagccgaggagcacgacgcaggcgggctgaccgtgcAGGTGTGATCTCAGGAAGCataaagccgaggagcacgacgcaggcaggttgGCCACgtcggtgtggtctcgggaggcgtgcagccgagAAGCTACTTGCGTTGTTGTCCCTTTATACCAACTTGCCCGTGGTGGGGGACTGAGAACCCcccttccttgtgagttcttgggggCCAGCTCTTTGCATCGTAGTATGCTTTCAGGCATCGAGATCGAGGCGCCAGGACTCTGCCGTTTGCTTGGCTTGCCCCTGAGTTGCCGCGTTAGGCCTTTGGCCTCCCTGACGCAACGTGGCGGGCAGGCGAGCACGTGAGTGGGCTGTCGCCCACTTTTGGGAGGCGAAGGGACGCTGGTTTCGGCGGGATCTCTCCTTTAAATAGGGCGCGTCCGGCTTCGTTCCCATCTCTCGCTGCTGAGTCTTCTCCTTCGAATCTCGTCGTCCCCTTTCTAGCCGTTCTCCTCGCCTCCAGTGTCACCTCCCTTCCCCACGTAGCCCCTTCCTGTTTCCCATTAAGGTCGGTGAGGatgacctcctcttcttcttcctcttcttcatcctcCAATAGAGCTAGGGAGAGACCCCTTTCGCCATCCCCCGTGGAGTCCTCTGATGGGGAAGCGGCGCAGGCCCTTAAGGCCTTAATGTGGCTGCATgacctcgactccaccgtgagcgggTCGTCGCTGAAGAGACTTCGGGAGCGCTATAGTATCCCGGAGGATTATATCCTCAGCGCCCCCGAACCGGGGCAGTGGGCCTACGACCAGATTCTGATGGGTTTTGCGCTAACCCTAGACGCCCTAGAGGCGGGTCTGCGCCTTCCCCTTCACCTTCTCATTGTCTCTTGTATCTCTCTGTGGTGAATCTCGCCATCCCAGGTGGCGTCGAACTCTTGGCGCTACCCAGTGGCATTCTTGGGGGAATGTCACTACGCCAATATCACCCCCACCCTCAACCTGTTCCTTTCCTGTTATCGCCTTTCCAAGGGGTTGAGGGGTTATTTCCTGTCAGCCCGAGTGGGTTTTCGAGTCGGGGGGACCCCTTCCAGTAACAAaggatggaaggggaggtttttttatgtCAGTTGTGCGAGAGATTGGGGTTTCGAGGTCTGGTGGTCCGCGAGAGTGATCGATAACACCGCCCCGAGCCTCAGCGACGAAGAGCGCCAGGATCTGGGGAGGCTCCGTGAGGTTCTCCCCAGCTCCCAGGGCATCCGGAACATGACCGAgcggtggctggtcgaggcgggtctcagTCCGACGCCTCAGGGTATGTTAATAGTGCCCGGTCCGGGTATTCCGTGGCTCGCCCTTAGTCCTAACTTTTGTCTGACTTCTtacagaaatggtgaacctccgaTCCCTTCTAGGTGGTTGGGCGTCATCGGCTTCTTCTCCACGCCCATCGGCCGACCCGAAGCCTGGCTCGAAGGATGCCCCGCTGGAGATTGAGGACGGGCATCCTCGGAAGAAAGCCAAGACCACTGCCTCCTAGGGAGTTGAGGCGGCCCCGGGACGGGTGGACCGAGCAGAGGCAGGCCCTCCTTGAAGCGCGACGGGACCCAGTCGGGAGGCGATAGGGAAGGACCCGCGCCCTCCCTCTGTGCGCGACCTGTGCCGACTACCCGTGGGCGACAACGAGCCGTTTCTGTCGCGAGTGGTGGGTGAGATCTCGATAGGGGAGGCAAGCGACCCCCTGGTCACCTGCTATGGGGGCATGTCCTAGGTGGACAgagtgtgggccggaggggattCCTTCGTCGCATTCCTCCAGGGTgcgcttcatcccgacatggctcgggataTATATATACCTTGCCCTCAGAGGCTCTGCTTTGCAAGTCAGCCAAGTCCCTAACATTGGTAAGTATTGCGCTTGTTATTTCTAGTTATACATCCAACAGTGTTCCTCCTGACCTCTCCTCTTTCTTACATGGCATTCACTACGCGATGGCCCTGATGGACCGGGTGCGTGACGCTGGCCGAATCATCGGGGCCTCAGCGGGCGCAACACCGAGCTGCGCCGTCAAGTGGAGGAGATCCGAGCCGGAGTGGGCCCGAAAGCTATGGCGGTTGCTGAGAAGCATGTGGCGGATTCAGAGGCGGAGGTGGCTTGCCTCAAATCGGAGCTCCAGACATCCGAAAGTTCGAATAAGGAGCTCCAGAAAATTTTGCGGGTAGAGCGGACCGAGCTCCGTTTGTTAAAGACAGAGGCGAGCACCCTAGCAAAAAGTTGGAGGAGGTGAAGGCAGAGGCAAGAGCGGCTTCCGAGGCACTTGCTGAGGAGCCTCGCCTCCGACCCGACAAGGACAAGGAGCTGCTCGCGACATATAAAAAATCCGAGGGGTTCGAActcgggctgacgcggacggggcAGGTTTCTTTCGAATATGGATACCGGATCGCTCTGGCCCGCTTCTGTGTGCGCCACCCAGGGCTTGAGGTAGAGGAGGATCCCTTCACTTCCCACCCCGAAAATCTAGAGGTGGACATGTCCGAGGATGTCCCTTTCGACGATCGCCTGGAGGTCCCGAAGGAATAAAAGGGTCCTGTAACTTTGTAGTTTTTTTTCTAAGGGGTCGGTCTGTAAGTCAGCGTCGAGTCCTGTAGTCCCAGTTTTTCttaaatgaaagaaaattttcttttcttgcataTTGCCAATCTTTCGCTTTCTCACAtgaaaaacttcttaaggttttGGACGTTCCATGTCCTTGGTAAAGAACAGCCGGCCATCGTCGCGAGCCGGTACGTGCCCGGTCAGACAATCtcgacgacccgataaggtccttcccatttgggaGTGAGCTTACCGTGCGCTCGGGTTGGGTTACTTACCTCGACCCTGCGCAGCACTAGGTTGTCCAGCTTGATAGGTCGGGGGCGGACCCTTCTGTTGTAAATCCTAACGACGACTCTTTTGTAGGAGAGGGCCTTCAGGTGCATGTCGGCTCGCCTTTCCTCGAGCAAGTCCAATCCAGCTTGGAGTCCGTCGGCCGATGTCCTTTCATTATAAGATTTCGTTCGTGGGGTGGTAATCTCCACCTCAGCGGGCAGGACGGCCTCGGCACCGAACGCTAGGCTGTAAGGGGATTCCCTAGTTGCGGTTTTAGGTGTGGTCCGTAAGGACCATAAGATGCTCGAGAGCTCATCAACCCAAGTGGATTGGGCCACGAGCGCCCTTCTCCTGAGTCCGCCTAGGATGGCTCGGTTGGTCACCTCGGCCAGCCCGTTCGTTTGGGGGTGCGCGATCAAGCTGAACCTCAGCTGTATCCCATTGGTCACGCAGAACTCTTTGACCCGAGCACTGGTGAATTGCGTCCCATTGTCGGTGATAATGACTCTGGGCAGACCAAACCGGGTAATGATGTTCCTCCACACGAATCTTTCCACCTGACGCTCCGTGATCGCTACCAGTGGTTCGGCCACGACCCATTTGGTGAAGTAGTCTATCCCGACAATAATATATCTTTGTTGTCCCGAAACTAGGGGGAAAGGGCCAAGAATGTCCATCCCCCACTGTGTGAAAGGCCATGCGCAGTCCACGGGAGTCAGCAGTACCGCCGGCTGCCGGGGCGTTGGTGCGTGCCTCTGACATGCGTCGCATCTTTGCATATACGATTTTGCGTCTCGGCACATAGTGGGCTAGTAGTACCCTTGACAAAGTATCTTAAACGCCAGGGTGCGCCCACCTATGTGCTCACCGCAAATACCACCGTGGACCTCGACGAGAACCAACTGAGCCTCTTCGGGCTCGAGGCAGCGTAGGAGGGGGCGTGAGTATGACCTCCTGTATAACCGTCTGCTGATTTCACAGTACCAGGCCTGGGTCCGGCGCAGGCGCCGAGCCACGATTTCATCCTCGGGAAGCATCCCATGACGTTTGAATTGTAACACCTCCTGCACCAATGTTGTTAGGGGGCCAGCAGAGGCTACCGCTGCGACCGTGATGGCGCGGGTGGGGAATTCCTCCACGTCGGGCTCGCCCTCGGGACCCGATCTTAAGGCCAGTTTTGCCAGCGTGTCCGCTCGCTCGTTCTGGCATCTCGGCACCCTGGATAATGTGAAGCGGGAAAAATGGGCAGCGAGAGCTCTTACCTCCACCAGATACTTTGACATGGTTGGGTCCCGGGACTCATACCCGCCGGTGAGCTCTTCGGCGACCAGCTGTGaatcggtgaggacgtgtatgtCGCCCACTTGCATTTCGACAGCTAATCTGAGCCCCGCCAGCAGCGCTTCGTActctgcctcgttgttggtggccttgaATCCGAAGCGAAGGGAGCGCTCGAGCGAGTGCCCGTCGGGGGCTTCTAACACCAACCTGGCCCCCACGCCTTTTTGGCCGGATGATCCATCCATGCGGAGGAGCCATCCCGTCTTCACGCGTTCTAGTTCCTCGCCCTCGGGCTGAGTCAGTTctgagatgaagtcggccaccaCCTGTGCTTTGATGGCAGTCCTCGGGATGTACTGAATATCGAACTCACCGAGCTCCACTGACTACTTGAGGAGGCGACCTGCAAGGTCAAATTTAGACAAAATCTGTCGGAGCGGATGGTTGGTGATTACCTCGATCggatgagcttggaagtagggACACAGCTTCCGGGCGGTAAATACGAGCGCCAGCGCCAGTTTCTCGATCGGAGGGTATCGCTCCTCGGGTCCGTTAAGGACATGGCTAGTGTAGTAGACCGGTAGCTGCTCTCCAGAAGCCTCCTTGATCAGGACAGAACTTACTACGTGCCGAGAGGCGGCCAAGTAGACACCCAGCTTTTCCCGAGGGGACACCCGAAGCGAGGTAAGGGAGCGACGCCAGATGCTCCTTCACATGGGCgaaagcctcctcgcattccgCTGTCCACGCGAAGTCCTTGGGTTCCTTCAgagcccggaagaaggggaggcaccggTCGCCCGAAACGGGATAGGAACCTTGACATGGCGGCGAGCCTCCCGTTTAAGCGCTGCAACTCCCTGACTGTCCGAGAGGCCTGCATGTCGATGATTGCCCGTACCTTTTCGGGGTTCGCATCGATTCCCCTTTCATGTATGATGAACATGAGGAATTTGCCCGAGTTGATACCGAAGGCGCACTTGGCGGAGTTGAGTCGCATGTTATACCTTCGTAGCGTGTCGAAGGTCTCGGCCAAGTCGGAGAAGTGAGTCGTGGTCGTGTGACTTTTCACAATCATATCGTCGACGTAGACCTCCATGTTTCTCCCAATCTGGTGAGCAAACATTTTGTTCACGGTCCTTTGATACGTAGCCCCGGCGTTCTTCAGCCCGAATGGCATAACCTTGTAGAAGTATACCCCTTGGTCGGTGAGGAATGCAGTGTGCTGCTGATCCTCGGgtgccattctgatctggttgtagtCGAAGAAGGCGTCCATGAACAACAGGCGGGCGTGACC
Proteins encoded:
- the LOC135618018 gene encoding putative UDP-rhamnose:rhamnosyltransferase 1, with amino-acid sequence MDNGSLHIVMLPWVAFGHMLPFMELSKRMAQHGHRVSLLVTKRNIERLPRVPPHLSSLLQFVELPMPSIEHLPENAEASVDLPSDELRPYLRQAFDTFQHQLSSFLRQTLPRVPDWIVFDYAAYWAPRVAAEFGVPCAYLSIFNAAELSFVGPSASLMGSEGVRATPERFMELPEWVPFESTIFLKPYEARELFKPCVLPDASGVSETYRFGRTFEDCQLIAVRSCPEFEPDWLHLLGKLHKRPVIPVGFFPPSPQESDTDAESESRWRSIFQWLAKQKPESVVYVAFGSEVKLTSSQVHEIALGLERSQLPFVLVLRAPADSHGSPAALPEGFEERTQGRGLVCLGWVPQARLLAHPSMGGFLTHAGWSSIIEGLALGLPVVLMPLMFGQGLNARNLVERKISVEVPRNEEDGSFTGEGIATTLRLVMVEEQGQPLRAKAKEYREVFGDEKLHDRHVWEFLKYLIEHRRQQA
- the LOC135618019 gene encoding uncharacterized protein LOC135618019, which gives rise to MCVDYTDLNCACPKDCYPLPRINQLADATAGHARLLFMDAFFDYNQIRMAPEDQQHTAFLTDQGVYFYKVMPFGLKNAGATYQRTVNKMFAHQIGRNMEVYVDDMIVKSHTTTTHFSDLAETFDTLRRYNMRLNSAKCAFGINSGKFLMFIIHERGIDANPEKVRAIIDMQASRTVRELQRLNGRLAAMSRFLSRFGRPVPPLLPGSEGTQGLRVDSGMRGGFRPCEGASGVAPLPRFGCPLGKSWLPVYYTSHVLNGPEERYPPIEKLALALVFTARKLCPYFQAHPIESVELGEFDIQYIPRTAIKAQVVADFISELTQPEGEELERVKTGWLLRMDGSSGQKGVGARLVLEAPDGHSLERSLRFGFKATNNEAEYEALLAGLRLAVEMQVGDIHVLTDSQLVAEELTGGYESRDPTMSKYLVEVRALAAHFSRFTLSRVPRCQNERADTLAKLALRSGPEGEPDVEEFPTRAITVAAVASAGPLTTLVQEVLQFKRHGMLPEDEIVARRLRRTQAWYCEISRRLYRRSYSRPLLRCLEPEEAQLVLVEVHGGICGEHIGGRTLAFKILCQGYY